In the Euwallacea fornicatus isolate EFF26 chromosome 30, ASM4011564v1, whole genome shotgun sequence genome, agccatatttttttaataaatgcaaattttatattccttCTCTAAAAATGTGTATCTCTAGagttttttactcaaaaagggTACTTTTGAATAATATGTGTCactgtttttgagaaaaacgcattttaATGTTCTGCatatatttcatattatcTTTAGTGAAATAGTAAAATAGGCTTTGAAATAAGGCTAGTTGCTTAATATTTGACGgttcaacatttttcataattagtTAAGTCACTTTTAGTTATCGGGGTTTAATTTACAGTGCATTttgtttgaacatttacttacGTAAGTGGTTTAGTTAATGTACTGTTTAGCTTTATTTTATGTTCAGTAACTACAGTTACGATACAAAAACGTTTCATGAAAATAGCcgattacataaaaatatcaaattgtcaaatattaagcaattaacttttgtttcaaaacCTATTTCAGTGttttgctgaaaataatttgaaataagtgCAAGACATTAAACTGAATCTTTCTCAAAAACGGAGACAGATATTATTCAAGAGCacattttttgagtaaaaaactcttacatttacatatttttagcaaagaaacataaaattcgcatccactaaaaaaatattattgtttttgtaacaaaaaccCTCGTAGTAACAGATATATGATTTATAGTTAACTACTTTCGTCAGATATTTGGATTCAATGCgtcaaaattgtgaaaataacAAGATTTAGTATCTTTATATTAACTAGTTTAGAAGTTATTCGGCAAAAATAATCTCATTGGAGCCCCCTTTAAGAGACCTTTAGGGAGCACTTTAAGAGATATGTTTATTCACCAATTTGGTATTATTTTTGCACGTAGATTAAACTGTTTGAGAGTTGGCACCTAATTATGAAACACTttattatatacatacatataaaataatttgttttcataaaaacgTACATAGTCAAAAAAAGGTGGTAGAAAACATTTGTGACGTTTACCGACATGAATTGCACACTCTCACGGGAGAATGCCATCCTCGAAGTGGAAcgattttctttgaatttgaGCAACTATCGCATACTCCACGGCCACAATCACGACAATGGTGTAAAGGCAGTAGAGCACCAAAAGGCTTCGTACACAGGGCGCATTCGGTGCATTCGTTATCTGGAGTCCAGTAGCTTGGCCTGGCCTTAtcctatattaaaaaaattgtcgtgCAAACATCGAAAGTAATCCAATTAATACCTTTATAAAATCCTTTGAGATATCCAGAACAGACTTAACAGCCGTAATCGAACTGACCACAGTTTCGCTCAAGTACCTAGCGCGAACCTCAGTTAGTTGATCCTCTCTAGACACACCAACTAAAAGACTTTGACCCCTCCCTTCCAAATCCTACGAGACAAGTTCcaacataattattttcattggaAGAGGTGAATCATCGCTTGCCTGGTAACAAGAATCGCAGACTCTCACTGGGGTGGTCCAACCTTTATGTGGGACGGCACACTTCTTGGACGAACAACTTTCACAGAAACCTTCGCCACAACTTCGACAATGGTGCTTCGCCGGCGTGATTTTATTTTGTCCACTCGGAACGAAGGAGACGTTGCATTGGGCACATGCCTACGAAATATCAATCAATGTAAAGTATCATattaaataattcgaaaaacgAAAGATCGTTCAGGTGAAAGTGGAAATACATTGGATTTGCACGAAAGAGTTGTAAAAACATTTCGACAAATACCGAAGTATTTCgctttaataaattatcatttaggtaaatttaattatttcaacgtacaactgtaaaaaaatattcctgaAGCAAccgttttgaaatataaaactttatttcagGTACCTTAATTTCAGCGTTCGGTCTCCAGTAGCTGGGCGCTATTTTTCCATTCACCCAGTCGGTAATCATTCTTGCGGGCGGTGAGCCCACGCTCGTCACCGCGTCCGTGAGTACGGACACACCATCGACCACCTTTTGAGCGGAATTGTAATTGCCGAAAAACGTATGCTCCTGAAGGTAAAATTTATCCTTTTTAGGCATTGAATCTACGTACTCCGCAAAAAATGTAGATGGCAACGATAGTCGAGGCTCATAAGAACACACATAACCAGAAAATATCCGGATAACGTTCAGGTCAACACCGGGATAATGACATGAGTAAGGTAAATAAACTCAAACTCTGGGTGTTCCAATACGAGCCCCGACGAGTACTTTCAACTCACCCCTGGCCAAATATGAACTATTTCTAGTTGTACTGCGCTCTCCTCAGGACTTTTGTTGCCATACCAATGTTGTCTATATTATGAAGccattaaaaatcaattcagCTTTACAGAGAATAATACGAACAATAACAACTAATTCGGACACTTATTTTTATCCCTTTTCGTCAATATTTATAGTCgtcaatattatatttaataattttcactattactattttgtttacaaaacgTGTAATACCTGCTTCGATATATTTCTCCACATGCAGGGCACTCGATAACATATCCAGACCACACATACGTAAAGTAAGACGTCCACGAGTTGTCCTTGCTGGTTTGATAGCTCGACTTGACTATTGTTCTTTTACCATTTTGAATACATTTctttaaaagaattaaaattatgttacaTAATCTAATATTTCTCTTCTAACTTACCTTGCATAGAAACACGTAATTTTGATACTGATGTTGAAATTGACAGGGTTTGTCGCATTTGTGTGATTCTCCATCTTCTCCATGACCCATAGACAGAGTGCACCCATTCATGCAACTTTGACATTTATCAGGACAAGTGAAAAACTGCATTAAGTATTGCTGATGATTTGTGGCACTAAGCGGCGAATGGAATGTATCGTTAAGGCTCTAAAAGTTTAATTCAGTCACTGAGAACAAGGTGAAAGAAAGAACTGggaaaaaaaaggtaaaaagaataattattttttgtattttctcttatttttttaagcaaaaaaagagataaaattttgaaaaagaaaaaaaaaatagtaaaaaaataacttcctGTTTCCAAATACGCTGCTTACCTTAAGCATAAGATAAATGTATTTGGGATCTCTAGGCGACCTCAGGTCCGAACTCTCCAGACGTTGCTGAATCTCGGATTTTAATAGTTCAAACGAAGTCTCGCCGTTTAGAGACATCTTTGCGCCGACATACTTAAGGAAACTGAATGCATCATGGCTCGCGCCCAGTTCACTAAAATTATCCCGTAAAATATCTTCGGCGGTTATGTTTGGTTTCTCATCTAAATCGTGCAAAGTGTTCGTGTTCAGGGTTTGATGGAATATTATCACTCCGGGACCGACACCTGTAGGGACGCAGCTATCTGCAGCTAAAGCCTTCTTCAAGATGTTAGAGAAATGTCGATTATACACATCGGAAGCGGTCCCTAAATAAGTGTACAGATCGCTAGGCAGTCTTTCTGCTCTCGTTTTGTATATAATAATGTCAGACACAGCCAGCACTTTTAGAAGCAGCCTCTCTCTCTGATTCCCCAACTTGGAAACGCCTATATTACATAAATGTGATGGTGGTTCAAAGTCATTACCATTACTGACAAACAAAGAGGCTTTGTCTTACCAAGGAAACCCTCAGTATCAAGGCATATGACATTCAAATTTGGATCATATTTGGCCCATATACCCAACGTGCAGGACACTTGAGACGGTGAGGTTTTAAATACTTCAGCCCCattgaaaaatactttgtttaaggtgTATGATTTTCCTTCCCCAGTGTTTCCAAATATTGAGACCACTTTAACCTAAACATGCCGTAAAATTAAGTGTGTATAAGGAAccacattttttctctttttatttatcaatattcACCTTTTTACCAGGCGTCAAATGTAACGCTTTAAGAAATGCATTCTCTGATTCAATTTTCAACTGTTCCCTCTCATCTATAAGCAATATTCCGCTCTGTTGCCCATTGGACTCTAAGTCATCTGGAAAACCAGGAACTATTTGGAAATTACTGACTTTGGATCAAGAACTCTTTCCTTTACCTGCTTCCAGATTTAGAGAATAGAGGTCTTTAGTGATGTCAGGAGGAACAATTGATCTCGTTGGTACTGTTCTGGGTGATGCATTGTTTATGATGGGGTCAAGAGAGTTTAAAATCGGTGACCCCACACTGTGTTTTTTCATAGATTCTTGAGCTAAAGACTTATCCATGTtagatgataattttttgcctAATGAAAACACTGAAACAAAGAAACTGTTTTGGTTTCTTTTATCTAATTTCACAAAATGATCAATAATCTTTATAGAGAAtcataatgaaaatgtttcacGATGTAtcaacttttttccttaactAAGTAAACCAACTTTCGTAATAAACTCTGCCGTTCCCATGGGTCGTTTTCCGTTAAAATGCgccttttatttctttagacGCCATGATTCCTTACATTGAAGTCATTTTCTCAATTATGCCAGCAGCAGCAGCATCATCACCAGCAGCAAAAGCGAACGATGGGGAACAGCAAAGTATTTATAAATCTAGTTAAATTCTTGGTACTcctttatcaaattaaatgacaatcgcaaaaaaaaccgttttagttcgataattaaaaacacaagaaaatttacttttctgGACACCCAATTGGGACTCGATGACCTCTATCCGCATCATCACTTCCGAACTCTAAAACTACAAAAGGCCTTCACAGTATACCGGAATTCACTGCACTTGGAGACGAATCGAATATGCATGTATCAATACAGAAGGATCACTCCGTAAGTGGGGAAATAGCGTGGAGTGAGCATCAAACATATGTTATTTACAATTATCCTCACCAAAAACTAAAcgcgcatttatttatttataccgATGTACGACGATAATACTTAAATAATCATAGAATACAGTATCCGTATTTTATTTACCTCCATTCTTCCAATCGGCCAATTGGGGCAAAACGTGCCGTTTATCGCGTAGTAAACAATCGACGACGAGATTTTGTTActcaaaatatctaaaaatgaacaaaaattgcTGCTGTTGCTGCTTTACGACACGATGACTTTCACCACGCTGCGTTAATTGAGGTTAAGTTGTTCCCCCAAACGCGAGTTTTCGCGATGAAAGGAACTCTTTTTCACGATTTCGAAAGAATAATAGAGCAAAACAAAAAGATACACGGGCCGCACGTAGGACAAAGATCGGAATTGACCTGTCCTTGATTTTATGACGTAGACGTCATAAATCAAGAAGCGAGAAGAAAAACATCAGGGACGCACGTGAAGCTCGGCAATGCAGTGTGTGGTGCGTCGAAAATAAACTGTGTTCGATTACTCCAACAAGGGGACCATCGGACTTGTGACAAAGGGATTTTTGTGTAATTAATACGTATTGTGCAGCCTTTCGTATTTACAGGTGGAATGATTTtatgatattaattttagataACGAGTAAAGCGTAAGTACGAGCGTTA is a window encoding:
- the LOC136347751 gene encoding zinc finger FYVE domain-containing protein 1-like isoform X3, which codes for MDKSLAQESMKKHSVGSPILNSLDPIINNASPRTVPTRSIVPPDITKDLYSLNLEADDLESNGQQSGILLIDEREQLKIESENAFLKALHLTPGKKVKVVSIFGNTGEGKSYTLNKVFFNGAEVFKTSPSQVSCTLGIWAKYDPNLNVICLDTEGFLGVSKLGNQRERLLLKVLAVSDIIIYKTRAERLPSDLYTYLGTASDVYNRHFSNILKKALAADSCVPTGVGPGVIIFHQTLNTNTLHDLDEKPNITAEDILRDNFSELGASHDAFSFLKYVGAKMSLNGETSFELLKSEIQQRLESSDLRSPRDPKYIYLMLKSLNDTFHSPLSATNHQQYLMQFFTCPDKCQSCMNGCTLSMGHGEDGESHKCDKPCQFQHQYQNYVFLCKKCIQNGKRTIVKSSYQTSKDNSWTSYFTYVWSGYVIECPACGEIYRSRQHWYGNKSPEESAVQLEIVHIWPGDKFYLQEHTFFGNYNSAQKVVDGVSVLTDAVTSVGSPPARMITDWVNGKIAPSYWRPNAEIKACAQCNVSFVPSGQNKITPAKHHCRSCGEGFCESCSSKKCAVPHKGWTTPVRVCDSCYQDLEGRGQSLLVGVSREDQLTEVRARYLSETVVSSITAVKSVLDISKDFIKDKARPSYWTPDNECTECALCTKPFGALLPLHHCRDCGRGVCDSCSNSKKIVPLRGWHSPVRVCNSCR
- the LOC136347751 gene encoding zinc finger FYVE domain-containing protein 1-like isoform X2, with amino-acid sequence MMRIEVIESQLGVQKMFSLGKKLSSNMDKSLAQESMKKHSVGSPILNSLDPIINNASPRTVPTRSIVPPDITKDLYSLNLEADDLESNGQQSGILLIDEREQLKIESENAFLKALHLTPGKKVKVVSIFGNTGEGKSYTLNKVFFNGAEVFKTSPSQVSCTLGIWAKYDPNLNVICLDTEGFLGVSKLGNQRERLLLKVLAVSDIIIYKTRAERLPSDLYTYLGTASDVYNRHFSNILKKALAADSCVPTGVGPGVIIFHQTLNTNTLHDLDEKPNITAEDILRDNFSELGASHDAFSFLKYVGAKMSLNGETSFELLKSEIQQRLESSDLRSPRDPKYIYLMLKSLNDTFHSPLSATNHQQYLMQFFTCPDKCQSCMNGCTLSMGHGEDGESHKCDKPCQFQHQYQNYVFLCKKCIQNGKRTIVKSSYQTSKDNSWTSYFTYVWSGYVIECPACGEIYRSRQHWYGNKSPEESAVQLEIVHIWPGEHTFFGNYNSAQKVVDGVSVLTDAVTSVGSPPARMITDWVNGKIAPSYWRPNAEIKACAQCNVSFVPSGQNKITPAKHHCRSCGEGFCESCSSKKCAVPHKGWTTPVRVCDSCYQDLEGRGQSLLVGVSREDQLTEVRARYLSETVVSSITAVKSVLDISKDFIKDKARPSYWTPDNECTECALCTKPFGALLPLHHCRDCGRGVCDSCSNSKKIVPLRGWHSPVRVCNSCR
- the LOC136347751 gene encoding zinc finger FYVE domain-containing protein 1-like isoform X1; this translates as MMRIEVIESQLGVQKMFSLGKKLSSNMDKSLAQESMKKHSVGSPILNSLDPIINNASPRTVPTRSIVPPDITKDLYSLNLEADDLESNGQQSGILLIDEREQLKIESENAFLKALHLTPGKKVKVVSIFGNTGEGKSYTLNKVFFNGAEVFKTSPSQVSCTLGIWAKYDPNLNVICLDTEGFLGVSKLGNQRERLLLKVLAVSDIIIYKTRAERLPSDLYTYLGTASDVYNRHFSNILKKALAADSCVPTGVGPGVIIFHQTLNTNTLHDLDEKPNITAEDILRDNFSELGASHDAFSFLKYVGAKMSLNGETSFELLKSEIQQRLESSDLRSPRDPKYIYLMLKSLNDTFHSPLSATNHQQYLMQFFTCPDKCQSCMNGCTLSMGHGEDGESHKCDKPCQFQHQYQNYVFLCKKCIQNGKRTIVKSSYQTSKDNSWTSYFTYVWSGYVIECPACGEIYRSRQHWYGNKSPEESAVQLEIVHIWPGDKFYLQEHTFFGNYNSAQKVVDGVSVLTDAVTSVGSPPARMITDWVNGKIAPSYWRPNAEIKACAQCNVSFVPSGQNKITPAKHHCRSCGEGFCESCSSKKCAVPHKGWTTPVRVCDSCYQDLEGRGQSLLVGVSREDQLTEVRARYLSETVVSSITAVKSVLDISKDFIKDKARPSYWTPDNECTECALCTKPFGALLPLHHCRDCGRGVCDSCSNSKKIVPLRGWHSPVRVCNSCR